In one Bordetella pertussis 18323 genomic region, the following are encoded:
- a CDS encoding ABC transporter permease subunit has protein sequence MKGPNKSLRMLVLGLGYFFLYVPIISLMVFSFNDSPVVTSWTGFSLRWYGSLLEDSALLRAAWLSFKIAVLTATAATIIGTWAGYVLGRMGRFRGFTLYVGMLSAPLVIPEVVLGISLLLMFVEMRGHLGWPEQNGVFTIWVGHVTLCMAFVAVVVQSRIRDMDRSLEEAALDLGATPIKVFFAITLPLIAPALVSAWLLAFTLSLDDVVIASFLSGPGSSTLPMEVFSRVRLGLKPEINALATLFILAVGTCVIIANRLQWRKEADNR, from the coding sequence ATGAAGGGGCCCAACAAGTCGTTGCGGATGCTGGTGCTGGGCCTCGGGTACTTCTTCCTGTACGTGCCCATCATCAGCCTGATGGTTTTCTCGTTCAACGATTCGCCGGTGGTGACATCCTGGACCGGATTCTCGCTGCGCTGGTATGGCTCGCTGCTCGAGGACAGCGCCTTGCTGCGCGCCGCCTGGCTGTCGTTCAAGATCGCCGTCCTGACGGCCACCGCCGCCACCATCATCGGCACCTGGGCCGGCTACGTGCTGGGGCGCATGGGCCGCTTTCGCGGCTTCACGCTGTACGTGGGCATGCTCAGCGCGCCGCTGGTCATTCCCGAGGTCGTGCTGGGCATCTCGCTCTTGCTGATGTTCGTCGAGATGCGTGGCCACCTGGGCTGGCCGGAGCAGAACGGCGTGTTCACCATCTGGGTGGGCCACGTCACGCTGTGCATGGCGTTCGTGGCGGTCGTGGTCCAGTCGCGCATCCGCGACATGGACCGCTCGCTCGAAGAGGCCGCGCTCGATCTGGGCGCCACGCCCATCAAGGTATTTTTCGCGATCACGCTGCCGCTGATCGCCCCGGCGCTGGTGTCGGCCTGGCTGCTGGCATTCACGCTTTCGCTGGACGATGTGGTGATCGCGTCGTTCCTGTCGGGGCCGGGGTCGTCGACCCTGCCGATGGAGGTGTTCTCGCGCGTTCGCCTGGGGCTCAAGCCCGAGATCAACGCGCTGGCCACCCTGTTCATCCTGGCGGTCGGCACCTGCGTGATCATCGCCAACCGGTTGCAGTGGCGCAAGGAGGCCGATAACCGATGA